Proteins co-encoded in one Theileria equi strain WA chromosome 3, complete sequence genomic window:
- a CDS encoding hypothetical protein (encoded by transcript BEWA_001650A) produces the protein MEDGSVYYYANPGGKDERWCVGKLPSSHKVEDIGKILKEIGDPDGSSQIRDGAVFQRTTSSSGTVRLYLRTLPTMPVSPDKVVIMRNTP, from the exons ATGGAAGATGGCTCGGTCTACTACTATGCAAATCCTGGAGGAAAGGATGAAAGATGGTGTGTTGGCAAGTTGCCGAGTAGTCACAAGGTGGAGGATATTGGAAAGATACTCAAGGAAATTGGAGATCCTGATGGCAGTAGTCAAATTAGAGACGGGGCTGTTTTTCAACG AACCACTTCTAGCTCTGGAACAGTTAGGCTTTATCTCAGAACACTACCAACTATGCCTGTGAGTCCGGACAAAGTAGTAATAATGAGAAATACGCCCTAA
- a CDS encoding hypothetical protein (encoded by transcript BEWA_001700A), with protein sequence MSKDLQKGAMFMAGLTLLQSLRVALTGAKFAMDRFKIPQQYASSFINMVHNPMELATFTGMAIINIIALTTPWFKTWFAIVTNVTLCLSFILLLIAFRSGGQIGDLTFYYWTIVFVSFVYGLNVACVMNVGSANAAFFNMGIPISGIQVCIYYFVFTKLAEWFNFSNVSYWVIFWQLIIAILISAASAGVWIAAYHNGGGSSGGQPSAGAVSPILMGMVGMGGIYAFYPAIAPYKLTDVGTGYNIDLVVLFMSAVPGIIIAIATLYLGQNGPDNKWDENGNWWWHLTWLFAIPHVLAMFSCLYVLHHPDSKVARVVKSSGLRVGVITVTLKFCEESLKAVSYAGGGAYGGTISAVNAFTSQGLMIVLAFTGDGYLKTYSKYEHDRSKWPTKDFGFFKSLGYWTKNGMKVACKSVKSSFTKNVRCKVLGKSEALLIVYEDEEF encoded by the coding sequence ATGTCAAAGGATCTTCAGAAaggcgccatgtttatggcaggtctgactctgttgcagtctctccgtgtggcgttaactggagcaaagtttgcaatggatagatttaaaattcctcagcaATATgccagttcgttcattaacatggtccataatcctatggagttggcaacgtttactggaatggctattataaatataatagCGCTTACTACACCCTGGTTTAAGACGTGGTTCGCCATTGTAACAAATGTGACACTATGTCTTTCCTTCattctactcctcatcGCATTTAGATCAGGAGGTCAAATTGGAGATCTTACCTTCTACTATTGGACTATCGTATTTGTCTCATTTGTTTATGGACTGAATGTGGCCTGTGTAATGAACGTGGGAAGCGCAAATGCCGCATTTTTCAATATGGGAATTCCTATCTCCGGTATTCAAGTTTGCATCTACTACTTTGTCTTTACTAAGTTGGCTGAGTGGTTtaacttttcaaatgttAGTTACTGGGTTATATTTTGGCAACTTATTATTGCGATACTAATATCGGCAGCATCGGCTGGTGTCTGGATTGCTGCCTATCATAATGGAGGTGGATCCTCGGGAGGTCAACCTAGTGCTGGTGCCGTATCTCCGATTCTTATGGGAATGGTTGGCATGGGTGGTATCTACGCTTTCTATCCCGCTATCGCTCCTTATAAACTGACTGACGTTGGTACTGGTTACAATATTGATCttgttgttttattcatGAGTGCTGTTCCAGGCATCATTATTGCCATAGCCACATTGTACCTAGGGCAGAATGGTCCAGATAATAAGTGGGATGAGAATGGCAATTGGTGGTGGCATCTGACTTGGTTGTTTGCAATTCCACACGTTCTTGCCATGTTCTCGTGCTTGTATGTACTTCATCACCCAGATAGTAAAGTGGCACGTGTTGTAAAGAGCAGTGGTTTAAGGGTTGGAGTGATTACTGTGACcctaaagttttgtgaggAATCGCTAAAAGCAGTATCATACGCCGGAGGTGGTGCATATGGAGGTACTATTTCGGCTGTTAATGCCTTCACATCtcaaggtttaatgatagtcttggcctttactggagatggttacCTTAAGACttactccaagtatgagcatgacaggagtaaatggcctactaaaGACTTTGGGTTCTTTAAGTCCCTAGGATACTGGACgaagaatggaatgaaggtGGCCTGCAAGAGTGTTAAGtcttcctttaccaagaatgtcagatgcaaagttttgggtaaatcagaggctCTACtcattgtctatgaagatgaggaattttaa
- a CDS encoding hypothetical protein (encoded by transcript BEWA_001660A) translates to MNVLAVLWTVYLLGLCNCGELSSLRKEVVDLVFDLSFPDSSLVRYYESTADGVVYQSFFPKGQLFSKVVDGGATLWEAKGEERCSVLFTSVGNGKSRAILHVWANGIDSKMMHYEKLDGEWKLVTVRVKGRPVSDKPVSPQESLADLDFASLGCPLGGFSATEVPVEDPKPLAEEGPSHEEELGELDEASPGDTVEHDVKESEDVVGTPEESHDEEELTVYKVEDSPVEDLPELIKEVENEESTEPEPSVGDTDKAPKDAQPEVYTEVPQQRMVAPTAQLQQATEPAPPEEEQQQAKPQPAPLSEFAKKVDSLLFNVLDSFEGSAMVLKLDAKEGVTVKNLMYGKEEVWKDKKKSCSSALLYLDGEKPTLAVVDVQEKKNVKKIYRYHDGKKWKNGNIYDHNKKLSELKKKYKHAIPATLDLSNPDKTKLDVHTETESGMTVKEYSPKDAFHIYSVLDGGKELWKAGAGQKCFLVESYTKNTTKVIYLEIDNCNSNQSKYFGNNANGEWKSIEKVEFDKKIEEMIGESGNDTSLNIARINSSKCQSFDYTFAANAIKLLVPNKGVAVSKLMNGTRTVWTPGDNETFDHAKSFLNKDGKPELVLVVTTSSGTPKETYFELKGGKWVSCSNHDAKIKNLKDPVEWKSNFDIDVSASKYTDKCSIFEAELVGVTVKHLFSKPSHVIMKVKDGSTEVWKSRHCGAKDFRMNYDYCLSCLIYKKGDKELMEVTLVEDRSRGWKYFEKNGNSWTSIEKKEYGNKLQDLKNGVTTQPFVPSPKPKDVSEAPAAETVIKSSE, encoded by the coding sequence ATGAATGTTCTAGCAGTACTGTGGACAGTGTATTTACTAGGTCTCTGCAACTGTGGAGAACTCAGTAGTCTCCGTAAAGAGGTTGTAGATCTCGTCTTTGACCTCTCTTTTCCAGACTCTTCCTTGGTTAGGTACTATGAAAGTACTGCAGATGGAGTAGTCTACCAATCATTCTTCCCCAAGGGACAACTATTCAGCAAGGTAGTGGATGGAGGAGCTACTCTCTGGGAGGCtaaaggagaagagagATGTTCTGTACTATTCACAAGTGTTGGCAATGGCAAGAGCAGAGCCATTCTCCATGTATGGGCTAATGGTATAGACTCCAAGATGATGCATTATGAGAAACTAGACGGAGAATGGAAGCTTGTAACTGTAAGAGTTAAAGGTCGCCCAGTGTCTGACAAACCAGTCTCTCCACAAGAATCTCTAGCAGACCTTGACTTTGCTAGTCTTGGATGTCCACTGGGAGGATTCTCTGCTACAGAAGTTCCTGTAGAGGATCCCAAGCCACTCGCTGAGGAAGGTCCATCTCATGAGGAAGAGCTAGGAGAGCTTGATGAAGCTTCGCCAGGGGACACTGTAGAACATGATGtaaaagaatctgaagatgTTGTAGGGACTCCTGAAGAATCTCatgatgaggaagaattGACAGTTTACAAGGTAGAAGACTCTCCTGTAGAGGATCTCCCTGAACTTATAAAAGAggttgaaaatgaagaatCTACCGAACCAGAACCTTCAGTAGGAGATACTGATAAGGCACCTAAAGATGCTCAACCTGAGGTCTATACAGAAGTCCCTCAGCAAAGAATGGTAGCTCCTACTGCACAATTACAACAGGCCACTGAACCAGCTCCACCTGAAGAGGAACAGCAACAAGCTAAGCCTCAGCCTGCACCTCTGAGTGAGTTTGCTAAAAAGGTTGACTCTTTACTCTTTAATGTCTTGGACTCTTTTGAAGGCAGTGCCATGGTTCTTAAACTAGATGCTAAAGAGGGTGTTACTGTCAAGAATCTCATGTATGGTAAGGAAGAGGTCTGGAAAGATAAGAAGAAATCTTGTTCCTCCGCTCTCTTATATCtggatggagaaaaacCTACTCTTGCAGTTGTCGATGTCCaagagaaaaagaatgTTAAAAAGATTTACAGATATCATGATGGtaagaagtggaagaatggtaatATTTATGACCATAACAAGAAGTTGAGTGAGCTGAAGAAAAAGTATAAACATGCAATACCTGCTACCCTTGACCTTTCTAACCCCGATAAAACAAAGTTAGATGTGCACACAGAAACTGAATCTGGAATGACTGTTAAGGAATACTCTCCAAAGGATGCCTTCCATATATACTCTGTTCTTGATGGTGGTAAGGAGCTATGGAAGGCTGGGGCTGGTCAAAAGTGTTTCCTTGTGGAATCTTACACCAAGAATACTACTAAAGTTATCTACTTAGAAATTGATAATTGTAATAGCAATCAGTCCAAGTACTTTGGGAATAATGctaatggagaatggaaaagtataGAAAAGGTAGAGTTTGATAAGAAGATAGAGGAAATGATTGGAGAGTCTGGAAATGATACTTCTCTAAATATTGCTCGTATAAACTCATCTAAATGCCAGTCCTTCGACTATACCTTCGCTGCAAATGCGATAAAGTTGCTTGTCCCTAATAAAGGTGTTGCTGTGTCTAAGCTCATGAATGGTACTAGGACTGTATGGACTCctggagataatgaaacatttgatcATGCTAAATCATTCCTAAACAAAGACGGTAAACCTGAACTTGTTCTTGTTGTAACTACTTCATCTGGTACTCCTAAGGAAACTTACTTTGAGCTAAAGGGTGGTAAATGGGTATCCTGTAGTAATCATGATGCCAAGATCAAGAATTTAAAGGATCCTGTAGAATGGAAGTCAAACTTTGATATCGACGTTTCCGCTTCTAAGTACACTGACAAGTGTAGCATTTTTGAAGCAGAATTAGTAGGAGTTACTGTTAAGCATTTATTTTCCAAACCTAGCCACGTTATCATGAAAGTTAAGGATGGGAGTACAGAGGTATGGAAATCCAGACACTGTGGAGCAAAAGACTTTCGTATGAACTATGATTACTGCCTCTCTTGTCTTATTTATAAGAAAGGTGATAAGGAACTAATGGAGGTGACACTTGTTGAGGATCGATCAAGGGGATGGaagtattttgaaaagaatggcAATAGTTGGACTTCCATTGAGAAGAAAGAGTATGGTAATAAGCTACAGGAtctcaagaatggagtGACTACTCAGCCTTTTGTACCATCTCCTAAGCCTAAGGATGTCTCTGAAGCTCCTGCAGCAGAAACGGTCATTAAAAGCAGTGAATAA
- a CDS encoding hypothetical protein (encoded by transcript BEWA_001690A), producing the protein MVAKFKREYVNCWDKTKLEEKLQERLQELNSEKEKSKSRVKLLRHKIFRLKKALDGEISIGGQILPQKPKNVKPKKVKETKKRTKLICFKCRKRGHLLEDCRENKEETICFRCGSKEHTLKNCKEEEKVSLLLPRV; encoded by the exons ATGGTCGCCAAATTCAAACGCGAGTATGTAAACTGCTGGGACAAGACCAAACTAGAGGAGAAACTCCAGGAGAGGCTCCAGGAACTCAACAGCGAGAAGGAAAAGAGCAAGTCGAGAGTAAAGCTACTCAGACACAAAATCTTTAGACTTAAAAAGGCTCTGGACGGAGAAATATCAATAGGCGGCCAAATACTACCGCAGAAGCCAAAAAACGTGAAACCGAAAAAGGTAAAGGAAACCAAAAAACGAACAAAACTCATCTGCTTTAAAT GTAGAAAGAGAGGACACCTCCTAGAGGATTgcagagagaataaagaagaaacaaTTTGCTTTCGATGCGGATCCAAGGAACACACTCTCAAGAATTgcaaggaagaagaaaaggtgAGTTTACTGCTGCCGAGGGTGTAA
- a CDS encoding hypothetical protein (encoded by transcript BEWA_001640A): MATHFGRGGIRSRKRKREDEGIALDVSAPDHSLVTTLVRRPYNIVTEIHKAREGYRISSLVQGNETIWEATGSDSCNHAVVIVGEDKAPTHVILYLTDGDSKQDCLYYEKRKEWVRIQEEDFYSKFHAMVIMKLLALSISFDTRKKYNPKILYVNKSSKFPFAVYAPNTICRIERICCEGCTIWNASANDERCLYISLYPRDTPTLAYLVIQSLGELKDLYYSKMSGSWKSVDKAQYLADLKQAGFDRSNFSNKITLDISNVDNDLVYTHRYDIHENITYVYATLPGYSLDQIVDGATTIWKAKGTERCTYINVFAKKTEHLGLFIFTTDSTGCRNVLYFVKNGKKWKKADRDEYYHIFVNDDSSRYTHKGDGKMVMSSFKNKQGLRIATYASRVDNPKGDFILIHGFRSSFMSEFGMFDMEWNLERFEYPSIPYVDGIFINHWDHLYQTSSSIARYKHLFNYTSLDGLDALDVLPEYIYSNSFIEAVNKLGYNVYGYDHQSQGLSESISTPRCHVRSYKDYIYDLLQFISIVKRGKFGDASQTWDEKVVFKSHETDRKMFFLGFSMGGNLVMQAVQEFYKNAEPGVKFVDGLVGLSAMLNLDHHLNTPAKRLMGKISKILEWIVPKMFNPCENIENFGESVDFIMRFVDPFHYSGKCTIKPYLSIFNACDDVNRENNMAHYPKDLPTLFLHTRDDNLCGVQGPRDMMARHLKGRRMAKLVELYGNSHYLNVYQSISSVMPYIDSWLEELSTKPSLSGNAVSISSEL; this comes from the coding sequence ATGGCTACTCATTTTGGAAGGGGTGGAATCCGCAGTAGGAAACGCAAgagagaggatgaaggCATTGCCCTAGACGTTTCTGCCCCGGACCATTCTCTTGTGACTACACTTGTAAGGAGACCCTATAACATTGTTACGGAGATACACAAGGCGAGGGAGGGTTACAGAATATCGTCACTGGTCCAGGGTAATGAGACCATCTGGGAAGCCACTGGCAGTGATTCCTGCAATCATGCCGTCGTGATAGTTGGAGAAGACAAGGCACCTACCCATGTCATTCTCTATTTGACCgatggagactctaaaCAGGACTGTTTGTACTATGAGAAGAGAAAGGAATGGGTACGCatccaggaagaagactttTACAGCAAATTCCATGCCATGGTTATCATGAAGCTACTTGCCCTTTCCATTTCATTTGACACTAGAAAAAAGTACAACCCAAAGATACTATACGTCAACAAGTCCTCCAAGTTTCCATTTGCAGTATACGCTCCAAATACTATATGTCGCATAGAACGAATTTGCTGTGAGGGTTGCACTATTTGGAACGCATCCGCTAATGATGAGAGGTGCCTTTACATTTCCCTATACCCTAGAGATACTCCCACTTTGGCCTACCTGGTTATTCAGTCTTTGGGTGAACTCAAGGATCTCTACTACTCCAAGATGAGCGGGTCCTGGAAGTCTGTTGACAAGGCACAATATCTGGCAGACTTAAAACAGGCTGGATTCGACAGGTCTAATTTTAGCAACAAGATAACTCTGGACATATCCAACGTAGACAATGATCTGGTCTACACTCACAGATATGATATACATGAAAACATTACCTACGTGTACGCTACACTTCCTGGTTACTCACTTGATCAGATAGTTGACGGAGCCACTACAATCTGGAAGGCCAAGGGAACTGAAAGATGCACTTACATCAATGTATTCGCCAAGAAGACGGAACATTTGGGATTATTTATCTTTACGACTGACTCTACAGGCTGTCGTAATGTTTTATACTTTGTGAAGAATGGtaagaaatggaaaaagGCTGACAGGGATGAGTACtatcacatttttgtaaatgACGATTCCTCAAGGTATACTCACAAAGGTGATGGTAAAATGGTAATGAGtagttttaagaataagCAAGGTCTACGGATTGCAACATATGCCTCTAGAGTTGACAATCCCAAGGGAGACTTCATTCTGATTCACGGGTTCAGATCATCCTTCATGTCAGAGTTTGGCATGTTTGACATGGAATGGAATTTGGAAAGATTCGAATATCCATCCATTCCATACGTTGACGGGATCTTTATCAATCACTGGGACCACTTGTACCAAACTTCTTCGTCCATTGCAAGGTATAAACACCTCTTTAACTATACGAGCCTGGATGGATTAGATGCCCTGGACGTATTACCGGAATACATTTACAGTAATAGTTTCATAGAGGCCGTCAACAAACTGGGTTACAATGTATACGGCTATGATCATCAGTCCCAGGGTCTCTCTGAATCCATCTCAACTCCAAGGTGTCATGTCCGTAGCTACAAGGACTACATTTATGATCTCTTGCAATTCATTAGTATCGTCAAAAGAGGTAAATTTGGGGATGCTTCTCAGACTTGGGATGAAAAGGTAGTCTTCAAGAGCCATGAGACAGACAGAAAAATGTTCTTTCTCGGATTTTCCATGGGAGGAAATCTTGTTATGCAAGCGGTTCAAGAATTTTACAAGAATGCTGAACCAGGAGTTAAGTTTGTGGACGGTCTAGTTGGTCTCTCGGCCATGCTTAATTTGGATCATCATTTAAACACCCCTGCAAAGAGACTAATGGGAAAAATTTCTAAGATATTAGAATGGATAGTtccaaaaatgttcaaTCCCTGTGAGAATATAGAAAACTTTGGGGAGTCGGTTGACTTTATAATGAGATTTGTGGATCCATTTCACTattctggaaaatgtacTATCAAGCCATATTTATCAATATTTAATGCATGTGATGACGTTAACAGGGAGAATAATATGGCTCATTATCCCAAGGATTTGCCAACGCTATTCTTGCATACTAGAGACGATAACCTTTGTGGAGTCCAGGGTCCTAGGGACATGATGGCCAGACATTTAAAGGGGAGAAGGATGGCTAAACTTGTCGAACTATATGGAAATTCCCACTATTTGAATGTTTATCAATCAATATCCAGCGTAATGCCGTATATAGACAGCTGGTTAGAGGAGCTATCCACAAAACCATcactttctggaaatgcAGTTTCAATCTCTAGCGAGTTGTGA
- a CDS encoding hypothetical protein (encoded by transcript BEWA_001680A): protein MGDLTLDISSITSNEFHVERLTAYYIPILKIKPNYSKFIQKVVNGSTTLWKSTSGKKCVYLSLVLDNKQPLMLKLDVVESKEDSTDPKGEETLSSPRSTHSTTPIHSLANSARSIHYDGALAQESIYIDVRRSKVISDHLFFEAFHKMVSKHITYYSVSLNISGSNNETMFYNVNRHSYSVYVPTPGYALTKVKDGLSTIWKGGSATCTHVTVYFNGLRPVLVGLWVKNGSSQKPLYFRKKSRWSQINEDEYARKLSFYGLSRSTLEICTVDINNTNDERLCINSLSSLQAKVTRFTPLPGCVVKRVMDGKTTIWDSVCDDKCVYIWLYSRGDTQSTIYLLVHGHSGRKVLYYAKNVGGKWNSVDSYKHISILTTQSILTTSALSGVQSILDARSIHETVYAHSTFKPKIVMGSFINSKGLSIKTYECRVQESKGRIVLVHGAWGYFGSIFLRWNVEWNNKHFGYTPIEHCNSFDMSTYSHIFKDSENALEALPQCQYEGSLVEALNDLGYSVYAIDLQSMGRSESVTDTRFYVEDFNDFARDVAQYVEIVKGKGCKECHLIGFSMGGNIVLRAAMEYKKATGDVITDSVICIGGMYNIESQLDTMIKRLGIRLSHGARYLVPKMVNMFEDYKCFGKSNDSFMWYNDPFTYDRNLAVRTVFELFKAARELDLQQYPDVLPTLFIHSIGDPMCSIQGARNVSKQLEGNAKLVELEGDCHNIVASHFVSNLTPILRDWLMHK, encoded by the coding sequence ATGGGTGATTTAACTCTAGACATTTCAAGTATAACCAGCAATGAGTTCCACGTGGAAAGGCTTACCGCTTACTACATTCCAATATTAAAGATAAAGCCAAACTACTCAAAGTTTATTCAAAAGGTAGTAAATGGATCGACCACACTATGGAAATCCACCTCTGGAAAAAAGTGCGTGTATCTCTCGCTAGTTCTGGATAATAAACAACCCCTCATGTTAAAGTTGGATGTAGTAGAAAGCAAAGAAGATAGTACCGACCCAAAAGGAGAAGAAACACTCTCTTCTCCCAGGTCCACACACTCTACTACTCCAATCCACTCTTTGGCCAATAGTGCTCGTTCTATCCATTATGATGGAGCTTTAGCTCAGGAATCCATTTATATAGATGTGAGACGTTCTAAGGTAATATCTGACCATTTGTTTTTCGAGGCGTTTCATAAAATGGTCTCGAAACATATAACCTACTATTCAGTCTCTCTCAATATATCCGGGAGTAACAATGAAACCATGTTTTACAATGTAAATAGGCACTCTTATAGTGTGTATGTTCCGACTCCAGGGTACGCATTAACAAAAGTAAAGGATGGGCTATCAACCATTTGGAAGGGAGGGTCCGCAACCTGCACACATGTCACTGTATATTTTAACGGATTACGTCCAGTTCTAGTCGGCCTCTGGGTTAAAAATGGCAGTTCACAAAAACCCCTCTACTTTAGAAAGAAGAGCAGATGGAGTCAGATAAATGAGGACGAATACGCACGAAAATTATCATTTTATGGCCTCAGCAGATCAACATTGGAAATATGTACCGTTGATATAAACAATACCAATGACGAAAGGCTTTGTATAAATAGCCTTAGCAGTCTGCAAGCCAAGGTAACGAGATTTACTCCTCTCCCAGGATGCGTGGTAAAGAGAGTTATGGATGGTAAAACCACAATTTGGGATTCCGTCTGCGATGACAAATGTGTGTACATTTGGCTCTACTCACGTGGAGATACCCAATCAACGATATATCTCTTGGTACACGGTCATAGTGGTAGAAAGGTTTTATATTACGCTAAAAATGTCGGAGGAAAATGGAACTCGGTTGATTCCTACAAGCATATATCGATTTTAACAACTCAATCTATTCTAACAACCTCTGCACTAAGCGGTGTGCAGTCGATACTGGATGCCAGATCTATCCACGAGACCGTATATGCTCATAGCACATTTAAGCCAAAGATTGTAATGGGTAGCTTTATAAATAGCAAGGGCCTAAGCATTAAAACATACGAATGTAGAGTACAAGAGTCTAAAGGAAGAATTGTGCTGGTGCACGGAGCCTGGGGATACTTTGGCTCTATATTTCTAAGGTGGAATGTTGAATGGAACAACAAGCACTTTGGATATACCCCAATAGAACATTGTAACAGTTTTGATATGAGCACATATTCTCACATTTTTAAGGATTCTGAAAATGCTCTAGAGGCACTTCCTCAATGTCAATATGAGGGTAGCTTGGTGGAAGCGTTAAACGATTTAGGATACTCTGTATATGCCATAGACTTGCAGTCTATGGGTCGTTCTGAATCTGTAACGGACACACGCTTTTACGttgaagattttaatgattTTGCACGTGACGTTGCGCAGTATGTAGAAATTGTAAAGGGGAAGGGATGTAAGGAATGCCATTTGATTGGGTTTTCCATGGGTGGAAACATCGTCTTGAGAGCTgctatggaatataaaaaggCTACTGGAGATGTAATTACAGATTCTGTTATATGTATAGGTGGAATGTACAATATTGAGTCCCAATTGGATACGATGATAAAGAGACTCGGTATACGTTTATCCCACGGGGCACGGTATCTAGTGCCTAAAATGGTAAACATGTTCGAGGATTACAAGTGTTTTGGTAAAAGTAATGACTCTTTTATGTGGTATAATGACCCATTCACTTATGACAGGAATTTGGCAGTAAGGACTGTCTTTGAATTGTTCAAGGCCGCCAGGGAGCTGGACTTGCAACAATACCCAGATGTACTACCTACACTGTTTATTCATTCCATAGGAGATCCCATGTGTAGCATACAAGGCGCTAGGAACGTTAGCAAGCAGCTGGAGGGGAATGCCAAACTGGTGGAACTTGAGGGTGACTGCCATAATATTGTAGCCTCTCATTTTGTATCAAATCTCACGCCAATTTTGCGTGATTGGCTTATGCACAAGTGA
- a CDS encoding signal peptide-containing protein (encoded by transcript BEWA_001670A), which produces MNVLTFLVISVLAANAERYTLDISKEVDKRFYSRIEYGRDEGTSCLFFPRKGVIITGLCDDDNPIWTGGEFDRLRTFRINYLSGIPKVACLRLYSRGEEVSIYYKVQCDEYDEITREEYDKTLERLFTDRRLNIKNINPMLFKSDPFEERPTTAKIYGPRGKYRIIAVEDDATVLWEARTETARCDYVVLHGDQTSPQFIHMFTRNNGFFEMLYFTKRDGMWASIREDVFNSELCEADGHFDTKL; this is translated from the coding sequence atgaatgttcTCACATTCCTTGTAATATCTGTCCTAGCTGCAAATGCAGAAAGATATACGCTCGATATATCCAAAGAAGTGGACAAAAGATTTTACTCAAGGATTGAGTATGGAAGGGATGAAGGGACCTCTTGTCTATTTTTCCCAAGGAAAGGAGTTATCATAACGGGTCTTTGCGATGACGATAATCCAATTTGGACGGGTGGAGAGTTTGACAGGCTAAGAACATTTCGCATAAACTACCTCTCTGGAATACCAAAGGTAGCTTGTCTACGCTTATATTCCAGAGGAGAAGAAGTTAGTATCTACTACAAAGTCCAATGTGATGAATATGACGAAATTACGAGGGAAGAGTATGATAAAACCCTGGAAAGGCTTTTTACTGATCGCAgattaaatataaagaatataaatcCAATGCTATTTAAATCGGACCCATTTGAAGAGCGTCCAACCACTGCAAAAATATACGGCCCGCGAGGAAAGTATAGGATTATTGCTGTTGAAGATGATGCCACTGTTTTATGGGAAGCACGAACGGAAACCGCAAGGTGTGATTATGTGGTGCTTCACGGTGATCAAACTTCCCCTCAGTTTATACACATGTTCACCAGGAATAATGGCTTCTTTGAAATGCTTTATTTTACCAAAAGAGATGGTATGTGGGCCTCAATCAGAGAGGATGTGTTCAATAGCGAACTTTGTGAAGCTGATGGACATTTTGATACCAAACTCTGA